The Pecten maximus chromosome 11, xPecMax1.1, whole genome shotgun sequence genome has a segment encoding these proteins:
- the LOC117337141 gene encoding kinesin-like protein KIFC3 isoform X2 — translation MLVTLRHTGLCFCNPKYKDRSTQQRLYIFTNGPPEKSKLSCDDQANISLVEYRALQRELDERNVQRDELLFKVKTLTDKTKHYKLRLEREESTKRQHMKILCKTQETQLQEKENLITNLQGLLEENEARVQQLEQGPVKCRPLGDNNNIPHTGSGTTMRLIEEVKRLQAEKVDLTRRLEEQLQLSVVLNPESKEVGPEPGVRGGDHGLGLDKAINDLQKENCDLRDTIDRLHKSGQSSDTGPCTTDTEKQVAKLQGDNDRLQEELTDLKQVYSQSTDMVKQGAKQYQQLDEEISKLQQKITILESKVVKKSEELTGLQNKHRQEQTTLRNESQATARKMRELQAELTALHAKEPEVITKIKRVEVQTESEELKRNYKKCQEEKATLQSEVETLRLEVKEVRGQLQEACRQCEEKMEEMTRLEQETETVTHELMDEIDNVKREKEEAVRSVRRDLEHELETLRIKHQHVYQHLEQLKPIMVQLVREHVLLQKQTKKFPTIIKETVSQVKKETARAIRGIHDYNQELIKKYFREMALRKKYHNELVELKGNIRVFCRVRPKIQEDGNGVMSQSVVTYDQDDDGLLHVINKGRSQTFEVDRVFTETSSQTEVFNEVQSLVTSCIDGYNVCIFAYGQTGSGKTYTMEGPPEDAGINQRALQELFRETSTRGCDWTYKITVTVLEIYNEVIRDLLTSGDDSSAKLDVKMNTDGQLYVPGLCVKEVRSVEEVNKVFATGQKNRATATTNMNEHSSRSHALLCVTVSGVNKTTNVQSTGKLNLVDLAGSERVSKSGADGTRLKEAQSINKSLSSLGDVIHALRSKQSHVPYRNSRLTYLLQDSLGGDSKTLMIVQVAPVEKNLSETVCSLNFAQRVRTVELGQASRRVENGDTEGDYASSPMAKPSTPSRSGGTPSRSAHLTPSRTGMATPPRSGINPLTRSTPLGSASRTNKMSKVTSKLNL, via the exons CCAACATTTCCCTGGTGGAGTACCGAGCTCTTCAGAGGGAGTTGGACGAAAGAAATGTGCAGCGGGATGAACTCCTATTCAAAGTCAAG aCGTTGACTGACAAGACAAAGCACTACAAGTTACGACTGGAACGGGAGGAGAGCACGAAGAGACAGCACATGAAGATCCTGTGTAAAACACAGGAGACACAACTACAGGAGAAAGAGAACCTCATCACTAACCTACAGGGACTGCTGGAGGAGAACGAGGCCAGGGTCCAGCAGCTGGAACAAG GTCCAGTAAAATGTCGACCCCTTGGTGATAACAACAACATCCCCCACACGGGGAGTGGGACCACAATGAGGCTGATTGAGGAGGTGAAGCGACTCCAGGCAGAGAAAGTGGACCTCACCCGACGCCTTGAGGAACAGTTACAGCTCAGTGTAGTCCTGAATCCTGAGAGCAAAGAAGTTGGGCCAGAACCTGGGGTCAGGGGAGGAGACCATGGCCTGGGGCTGGACAAAGCTATAAATGACCTTCAGAAAGAGAACTGTGATCTTCGGGACACTATAGATAGACTCCATAAAAGTGGTCAG TCGTCAGACACTGGACCCTGCACCACTGACACAGAGAAACAGGTGGCCAAGCTACAGGGAGACAATGACCGACTCCAGGAGGAACTGACCGATCTAAAACAGGTGTACAGTCAGTCCACAGACATGGTCAAACAAGGTGCCAAGCAATACCAG CAACTTGACGAGGAAATATCCAAATTACAACAAAAGATTACAATACTGGAGAGCAAGGTGGTGAAGAAATCCGAAGAGCTCACCGGCCTTCAAAATAAACACCGTCAGGAGCAGACAACTCTCAGAAATGAAAGTCAGGCCACAGCTCGTAAAATGAGGGAGTTACAAGCTGAGTTGACTGCTTTACATGCTAAGGAGCCAGAG GTCATAACAAAGATAAAGCGTGTGGAGGTACAGACAGAGTCGGAGGAGCTCAAGAGGAACTACAAAAAGTGTCAGGAGGAGAAGGCTACACTGCAGTCAGAGGTCGAGACATTGAGGTTAGAGGTGAAAGAGGTCAGGGGTCAGCTGCAGGAAGCATGCAGGCAATGTGAAGAGAAGATGGAGGAG ATGACGAGGCTGGAACAGGAAACTGAGACTGTCACACATGAGCTGATGGATGAGATAGACAATGTGAAGAGAGAAAAGGAAGAAGCTGTGCGATCAGTCAGGCGTGACCTTGAACATGAGCTGGAAACCCTAAGAATAAAACACCAGCATGTGTATCAACATTTGGAGCAGCTCAAGCCAATTATGGTCCAACTGGTTCGCGAGCATGTCCTCCTACAGAAGCAAACAAAGAAGTTCCCCACTATTATCAAGGAGACTGTGTCGCAGGTCAAAAAAGAG ACAGCACGGGCAATTCGAGGCATCCATGACTATAACCAGGAGCTAATCAAAAAATACTTTAGAGAGATGGCACTCAGAAAGAAATACCACAACGAACTTGTGGAACTAAAAG GAAACATCCGAGTATTTTGTCGTGTTCGACCAAAGATTCAAGAAGATGGTAATGGTGTTATGTCTCAGTCTGTGGTGACATACGACCAGGACGATGATGGACTCCTTCATGTAATCAATAAGGGACGAAGCCAGACATTCGAGGTTGACAGGGTTTTCACAGAAACCAGTTCACAGACAGAG GTATTTAATGAAGTACAATCATTAGTGACATCATGTATTGATGGGTACAATGTATGCATCTTTGCCTATGGACAGACAGGCTCTGGAAAGACATATACGATGGAG GGTCCACCTGAGGATGCGGGCATCAACCAGAGGGCACTTCAAGAGCTGTTCCGGGAGACATCCACTCGAGGGTGTGACTGGACATACAAAATCACTGTCACTGTCCTAGAAATCTATAATGAGGTCATCAG AGACCTGTTGACATCTGGTGATGACAGCTCGGCCAAACTTGATGTGAAGATGAACACAGATGGTCAGCTGTACGTGCCAGGGCTATGTGTCAAGGAGGTGAGGTCTGTTGAGGAGGTTAACAAG GTATTCGCAACTGGCCAAAAGAACAGGGCAACAGCAACAACTAATATGAACGAGCATTCATCCCGGTCACATGCACTGCTGTGTGTTACAGTCAGTGGTGTCAACAAAACCACTAATGTTCAGAGTACAG gAAAGCTAAACCTTGTGGACCTGGCAGGGTCGGAACGAGTGAGTAAGTCTGGTGCTGATGGGACACGACTGAAGGAGGCACAGAGTATCAACAAATCTCTGTCCTCATTGGGTGATGTCATACATGCTCTGAGAAGTAAACAAAGCCATGTGCCATACCGCAACTCCAGGCTCACCTACCTACTTCAGGACTCGCTAG GTGGAGACAGCAAGACACTTATGATCGTCCAGGTGGCACCAGTGGAGAAAAATCTAAGTGAGACTGTATGTAGTCTCAACTTTGCCCAGCGTGTCCGAACCGTCGAACTTGGCCAAGCAAGTCGTCGTGTGGAAAATGGTGATACTGAG gGAGACTACGCAAGCAGTCCCATGGCAAAGCCCTCGACTCCCTCCAGGAGTGGAGGCACTCCATCACGTTCTGCCCACTTAACACCGTCCCGCACTGGGATGGCGACCCCGCCCAGATCTGGCATCAACCCTCTCACTCGCTCCACTCCTCTAGGATCTGCCTCTCGGACTAATAAGATGTCAAAGGTTACAAGCAAACTCAACTTATAG
- the LOC117337141 gene encoding kinesin-like protein KIFC3 isoform X1: protein MFSSPSKIKRLEPVFKTPMTYSPRVLGTNGKPMPSPSRAELWRQQLGLNDDPNSTDNQSDSDSDQENLNPSANISLVEYRALQRELDERNVQRDELLFKVKTLTDKTKHYKLRLEREESTKRQHMKILCKTQETQLQEKENLITNLQGLLEENEARVQQLEQGPVKCRPLGDNNNIPHTGSGTTMRLIEEVKRLQAEKVDLTRRLEEQLQLSVVLNPESKEVGPEPGVRGGDHGLGLDKAINDLQKENCDLRDTIDRLHKSGQSSDTGPCTTDTEKQVAKLQGDNDRLQEELTDLKQVYSQSTDMVKQGAKQYQQLDEEISKLQQKITILESKVVKKSEELTGLQNKHRQEQTTLRNESQATARKMRELQAELTALHAKEPEVITKIKRVEVQTESEELKRNYKKCQEEKATLQSEVETLRLEVKEVRGQLQEACRQCEEKMEEMTRLEQETETVTHELMDEIDNVKREKEEAVRSVRRDLEHELETLRIKHQHVYQHLEQLKPIMVQLVREHVLLQKQTKKFPTIIKETVSQVKKETARAIRGIHDYNQELIKKYFREMALRKKYHNELVELKGNIRVFCRVRPKIQEDGNGVMSQSVVTYDQDDDGLLHVINKGRSQTFEVDRVFTETSSQTEVFNEVQSLVTSCIDGYNVCIFAYGQTGSGKTYTMEGPPEDAGINQRALQELFRETSTRGCDWTYKITVTVLEIYNEVIRDLLTSGDDSSAKLDVKMNTDGQLYVPGLCVKEVRSVEEVNKVFATGQKNRATATTNMNEHSSRSHALLCVTVSGVNKTTNVQSTGKLNLVDLAGSERVSKSGADGTRLKEAQSINKSLSSLGDVIHALRSKQSHVPYRNSRLTYLLQDSLGGDSKTLMIVQVAPVEKNLSETVCSLNFAQRVRTVELGQASRRVENGDTEGDYASSPMAKPSTPSRSGGTPSRSAHLTPSRTGMATPPRSGINPLTRSTPLGSASRTNKMSKVTSKLNL from the exons CCAACATTTCCCTGGTGGAGTACCGAGCTCTTCAGAGGGAGTTGGACGAAAGAAATGTGCAGCGGGATGAACTCCTATTCAAAGTCAAG aCGTTGACTGACAAGACAAAGCACTACAAGTTACGACTGGAACGGGAGGAGAGCACGAAGAGACAGCACATGAAGATCCTGTGTAAAACACAGGAGACACAACTACAGGAGAAAGAGAACCTCATCACTAACCTACAGGGACTGCTGGAGGAGAACGAGGCCAGGGTCCAGCAGCTGGAACAAG GTCCAGTAAAATGTCGACCCCTTGGTGATAACAACAACATCCCCCACACGGGGAGTGGGACCACAATGAGGCTGATTGAGGAGGTGAAGCGACTCCAGGCAGAGAAAGTGGACCTCACCCGACGCCTTGAGGAACAGTTACAGCTCAGTGTAGTCCTGAATCCTGAGAGCAAAGAAGTTGGGCCAGAACCTGGGGTCAGGGGAGGAGACCATGGCCTGGGGCTGGACAAAGCTATAAATGACCTTCAGAAAGAGAACTGTGATCTTCGGGACACTATAGATAGACTCCATAAAAGTGGTCAG TCGTCAGACACTGGACCCTGCACCACTGACACAGAGAAACAGGTGGCCAAGCTACAGGGAGACAATGACCGACTCCAGGAGGAACTGACCGATCTAAAACAGGTGTACAGTCAGTCCACAGACATGGTCAAACAAGGTGCCAAGCAATACCAG CAACTTGACGAGGAAATATCCAAATTACAACAAAAGATTACAATACTGGAGAGCAAGGTGGTGAAGAAATCCGAAGAGCTCACCGGCCTTCAAAATAAACACCGTCAGGAGCAGACAACTCTCAGAAATGAAAGTCAGGCCACAGCTCGTAAAATGAGGGAGTTACAAGCTGAGTTGACTGCTTTACATGCTAAGGAGCCAGAG GTCATAACAAAGATAAAGCGTGTGGAGGTACAGACAGAGTCGGAGGAGCTCAAGAGGAACTACAAAAAGTGTCAGGAGGAGAAGGCTACACTGCAGTCAGAGGTCGAGACATTGAGGTTAGAGGTGAAAGAGGTCAGGGGTCAGCTGCAGGAAGCATGCAGGCAATGTGAAGAGAAGATGGAGGAG ATGACGAGGCTGGAACAGGAAACTGAGACTGTCACACATGAGCTGATGGATGAGATAGACAATGTGAAGAGAGAAAAGGAAGAAGCTGTGCGATCAGTCAGGCGTGACCTTGAACATGAGCTGGAAACCCTAAGAATAAAACACCAGCATGTGTATCAACATTTGGAGCAGCTCAAGCCAATTATGGTCCAACTGGTTCGCGAGCATGTCCTCCTACAGAAGCAAACAAAGAAGTTCCCCACTATTATCAAGGAGACTGTGTCGCAGGTCAAAAAAGAG ACAGCACGGGCAATTCGAGGCATCCATGACTATAACCAGGAGCTAATCAAAAAATACTTTAGAGAGATGGCACTCAGAAAGAAATACCACAACGAACTTGTGGAACTAAAAG GAAACATCCGAGTATTTTGTCGTGTTCGACCAAAGATTCAAGAAGATGGTAATGGTGTTATGTCTCAGTCTGTGGTGACATACGACCAGGACGATGATGGACTCCTTCATGTAATCAATAAGGGACGAAGCCAGACATTCGAGGTTGACAGGGTTTTCACAGAAACCAGTTCACAGACAGAG GTATTTAATGAAGTACAATCATTAGTGACATCATGTATTGATGGGTACAATGTATGCATCTTTGCCTATGGACAGACAGGCTCTGGAAAGACATATACGATGGAG GGTCCACCTGAGGATGCGGGCATCAACCAGAGGGCACTTCAAGAGCTGTTCCGGGAGACATCCACTCGAGGGTGTGACTGGACATACAAAATCACTGTCACTGTCCTAGAAATCTATAATGAGGTCATCAG AGACCTGTTGACATCTGGTGATGACAGCTCGGCCAAACTTGATGTGAAGATGAACACAGATGGTCAGCTGTACGTGCCAGGGCTATGTGTCAAGGAGGTGAGGTCTGTTGAGGAGGTTAACAAG GTATTCGCAACTGGCCAAAAGAACAGGGCAACAGCAACAACTAATATGAACGAGCATTCATCCCGGTCACATGCACTGCTGTGTGTTACAGTCAGTGGTGTCAACAAAACCACTAATGTTCAGAGTACAG gAAAGCTAAACCTTGTGGACCTGGCAGGGTCGGAACGAGTGAGTAAGTCTGGTGCTGATGGGACACGACTGAAGGAGGCACAGAGTATCAACAAATCTCTGTCCTCATTGGGTGATGTCATACATGCTCTGAGAAGTAAACAAAGCCATGTGCCATACCGCAACTCCAGGCTCACCTACCTACTTCAGGACTCGCTAG GTGGAGACAGCAAGACACTTATGATCGTCCAGGTGGCACCAGTGGAGAAAAATCTAAGTGAGACTGTATGTAGTCTCAACTTTGCCCAGCGTGTCCGAACCGTCGAACTTGGCCAAGCAAGTCGTCGTGTGGAAAATGGTGATACTGAG gGAGACTACGCAAGCAGTCCCATGGCAAAGCCCTCGACTCCCTCCAGGAGTGGAGGCACTCCATCACGTTCTGCCCACTTAACACCGTCCCGCACTGGGATGGCGACCCCGCCCAGATCTGGCATCAACCCTCTCACTCGCTCCACTCCTCTAGGATCTGCCTCTCGGACTAATAAGATGTCAAAGGTTACAAGCAAACTCAACTTATAG
- the LOC117337141 gene encoding kinesin-like protein KIFC3 isoform X3, which produces MFSSPSKIKRLEPVFKTPMTYSPRVLGTNGKPMPSPSRAELWRQQLGLNDDPNSTDNQSDSDSDQENLNPSANISLVEYRALQRELDERNVQRDELLFKVKTLTDKTKHYKLRLEREESTKRQHMKILCKTQETQLQEKENLITNLQGLLEENEARVQQLEQGPVKCRPLGDNNNIPHTGSGTTMRLIEEVKRLQAEKVDLTRRLEEQLQLSVVLNPESKEVGPEPGVRGGDHGLGLDKAINDLQKENCDLRDTIDRLHKSGQSSDTGPCTTDTEKQVAKLQGDNDRLQEELTDLKQVYSQSTDMVKQGAKQYQQLDEEISKLQQKITILESKVVKKSEELTGLQNKHRQEQTTLRNESQATARKMRELQAELTALHAKEPEVITKIKRVEVQTESEELKRNYKKCQEEKATLQSEVETLRLEVKEVRGQLQEACRQCEEKMEEMTRLEQETETVTHELMDEIDNVKREKEEAVRSVRRDLEHELETLRIKHQHVYQHLEQLKPIMVQLVREHVLLQKQTKKFPTIIKETVSQVKKETARAIRGIHDYNQELIKKYFREMALRKKYHNELVELKGNIRVFCRVRPKIQEDGNGVMSQSVVTYDQDDDGLLHVINKGRSQTFEVDRVFTETSSQTEVFNEVQSLVTSCIDGYNVCIFAYGQTGSGKTYTMEGPPEDAGINQRALQELFRETSTRGCDWTYKITVTVLEIYNEVIRDLLTSGDDSSAKLDVKMNTDGQLYVPGLCVKEVRSVEEVNKVFATGQKNRATATTNMNEHSSRSHALLCVTVSGVNKTTNVQSTGKLNLVDLAGSERVSKSGADGTRLKEAQSINKSLSSLGDVIHALRSKQSHVPYRNSRLTYLLQDSLGGDSKTLMIVQVAPVEKNLSETVCSLNFAQRVRTVELGQASRRVENGDTEGTKKPLKS; this is translated from the exons CCAACATTTCCCTGGTGGAGTACCGAGCTCTTCAGAGGGAGTTGGACGAAAGAAATGTGCAGCGGGATGAACTCCTATTCAAAGTCAAG aCGTTGACTGACAAGACAAAGCACTACAAGTTACGACTGGAACGGGAGGAGAGCACGAAGAGACAGCACATGAAGATCCTGTGTAAAACACAGGAGACACAACTACAGGAGAAAGAGAACCTCATCACTAACCTACAGGGACTGCTGGAGGAGAACGAGGCCAGGGTCCAGCAGCTGGAACAAG GTCCAGTAAAATGTCGACCCCTTGGTGATAACAACAACATCCCCCACACGGGGAGTGGGACCACAATGAGGCTGATTGAGGAGGTGAAGCGACTCCAGGCAGAGAAAGTGGACCTCACCCGACGCCTTGAGGAACAGTTACAGCTCAGTGTAGTCCTGAATCCTGAGAGCAAAGAAGTTGGGCCAGAACCTGGGGTCAGGGGAGGAGACCATGGCCTGGGGCTGGACAAAGCTATAAATGACCTTCAGAAAGAGAACTGTGATCTTCGGGACACTATAGATAGACTCCATAAAAGTGGTCAG TCGTCAGACACTGGACCCTGCACCACTGACACAGAGAAACAGGTGGCCAAGCTACAGGGAGACAATGACCGACTCCAGGAGGAACTGACCGATCTAAAACAGGTGTACAGTCAGTCCACAGACATGGTCAAACAAGGTGCCAAGCAATACCAG CAACTTGACGAGGAAATATCCAAATTACAACAAAAGATTACAATACTGGAGAGCAAGGTGGTGAAGAAATCCGAAGAGCTCACCGGCCTTCAAAATAAACACCGTCAGGAGCAGACAACTCTCAGAAATGAAAGTCAGGCCACAGCTCGTAAAATGAGGGAGTTACAAGCTGAGTTGACTGCTTTACATGCTAAGGAGCCAGAG GTCATAACAAAGATAAAGCGTGTGGAGGTACAGACAGAGTCGGAGGAGCTCAAGAGGAACTACAAAAAGTGTCAGGAGGAGAAGGCTACACTGCAGTCAGAGGTCGAGACATTGAGGTTAGAGGTGAAAGAGGTCAGGGGTCAGCTGCAGGAAGCATGCAGGCAATGTGAAGAGAAGATGGAGGAG ATGACGAGGCTGGAACAGGAAACTGAGACTGTCACACATGAGCTGATGGATGAGATAGACAATGTGAAGAGAGAAAAGGAAGAAGCTGTGCGATCAGTCAGGCGTGACCTTGAACATGAGCTGGAAACCCTAAGAATAAAACACCAGCATGTGTATCAACATTTGGAGCAGCTCAAGCCAATTATGGTCCAACTGGTTCGCGAGCATGTCCTCCTACAGAAGCAAACAAAGAAGTTCCCCACTATTATCAAGGAGACTGTGTCGCAGGTCAAAAAAGAG ACAGCACGGGCAATTCGAGGCATCCATGACTATAACCAGGAGCTAATCAAAAAATACTTTAGAGAGATGGCACTCAGAAAGAAATACCACAACGAACTTGTGGAACTAAAAG GAAACATCCGAGTATTTTGTCGTGTTCGACCAAAGATTCAAGAAGATGGTAATGGTGTTATGTCTCAGTCTGTGGTGACATACGACCAGGACGATGATGGACTCCTTCATGTAATCAATAAGGGACGAAGCCAGACATTCGAGGTTGACAGGGTTTTCACAGAAACCAGTTCACAGACAGAG GTATTTAATGAAGTACAATCATTAGTGACATCATGTATTGATGGGTACAATGTATGCATCTTTGCCTATGGACAGACAGGCTCTGGAAAGACATATACGATGGAG GGTCCACCTGAGGATGCGGGCATCAACCAGAGGGCACTTCAAGAGCTGTTCCGGGAGACATCCACTCGAGGGTGTGACTGGACATACAAAATCACTGTCACTGTCCTAGAAATCTATAATGAGGTCATCAG AGACCTGTTGACATCTGGTGATGACAGCTCGGCCAAACTTGATGTGAAGATGAACACAGATGGTCAGCTGTACGTGCCAGGGCTATGTGTCAAGGAGGTGAGGTCTGTTGAGGAGGTTAACAAG GTATTCGCAACTGGCCAAAAGAACAGGGCAACAGCAACAACTAATATGAACGAGCATTCATCCCGGTCACATGCACTGCTGTGTGTTACAGTCAGTGGTGTCAACAAAACCACTAATGTTCAGAGTACAG gAAAGCTAAACCTTGTGGACCTGGCAGGGTCGGAACGAGTGAGTAAGTCTGGTGCTGATGGGACACGACTGAAGGAGGCACAGAGTATCAACAAATCTCTGTCCTCATTGGGTGATGTCATACATGCTCTGAGAAGTAAACAAAGCCATGTGCCATACCGCAACTCCAGGCTCACCTACCTACTTCAGGACTCGCTAG GTGGAGACAGCAAGACACTTATGATCGTCCAGGTGGCACCAGTGGAGAAAAATCTAAGTGAGACTGTATGTAGTCTCAACTTTGCCCAGCGTGTCCGAACCGTCGAACTTGGCCAAGCAAGTCGTCGTGTGGAAAATGGTGATACTGAG gGAACAAAAAAACCTTTGAAATCATGA